One Bacteroidota bacterium genomic region harbors:
- a CDS encoding GTP-binding protein: protein MIQTKLPVTVLSGFLGAGKTTLLNYVLNNREGLKVAVIVNDMSEVNIDAQLVERETSLSRTEEKLVEMSNGCICCTLREDLMTEVEKLARENRFDYLLIESTGISEPVPVAQTFSFADEEKNIDLSRFSYIDCMVTVVDCYNFFRDFGSAETLADRALTDMDGDYRTIVNLLTDQIEFANVIVLNKTDLIEKESVDLLERMLRKLNAGARFIRSEFGKVPLGSIINTGLFNYEEAEKQAGWIEELKKDHHTPETDEYGIGSFVYRERRPFHPDRFWNYVNAQFPDNIVRSKGLFWLASRPQQAMSWSQAGGSLRADSAGVWWASMPFGERIGFASFVNNKEQIESRWDTNFGDRINELVFIGQQMDEQKIRADLEQCLANEAEIARMWKGIGLSDDWPVPVAQPVSEVQ, encoded by the coding sequence ATGATACAAACAAAACTTCCGGTAACAGTGCTCAGCGGCTTTTTGGGAGCCGGGAAAACAACCTTACTCAATTATGTGCTAAATAACCGAGAAGGTTTAAAGGTGGCTGTGATTGTGAATGATATGAGCGAGGTGAATATTGATGCGCAGCTTGTGGAGCGGGAAACCAGTTTATCGCGCACGGAAGAAAAACTGGTGGAAATGAGCAACGGATGTATTTGCTGCACACTGCGTGAAGACCTTATGACTGAAGTGGAAAAGCTGGCCAGAGAAAACAGGTTTGATTATCTGCTTATTGAAAGTACGGGTATTTCGGAACCCGTGCCTGTGGCTCAGACTTTTTCATTTGCCGACGAGGAAAAGAATATTGATCTGAGCCGCTTCAGTTACATTGATTGCATGGTAACCGTGGTTGACTGTTATAATTTTTTCCGCGATTTCGGAAGTGCGGAAACGCTGGCCGACCGTGCACTTACCGATATGGATGGCGATTACCGCACCATTGTGAATTTGCTGACCGATCAGATTGAGTTTGCGAATGTGATTGTGCTGAATAAAACCGATTTGATAGAGAAAGAATCGGTTGATCTGCTTGAGCGAATGTTGCGCAAACTCAATGCCGGTGCGCGTTTTATACGGTCGGAATTTGGGAAAGTGCCATTGGGTTCAATAATTAATACAGGTTTGTTTAATTATGAAGAAGCGGAAAAGCAGGCGGGCTGGATTGAAGAATTGAAAAAAGACCATCATACCCCGGAGACGGATGAATACGGTATCGGTTCCTTTGTGTATCGGGAACGCCGGCCGTTTCATCCCGACCGGTTCTGGAATTATGTGAATGCTCAATTTCCCGACAATATAGTGCGCAGCAAAGGTTTGTTCTGGCTGGCTTCTCGTCCGCAGCAGGCAATGTCGTGGAGCCAGGCCGGAGGCTCGCTGCGGGCCGACAGTGCGGGCGTGTGGTGGGCGAGTATGCCTTTCGGTGAACGTATCGGCTTTGCTTCATTTGTAAATAATAAAGAGCAGATTGAAAGCCGCTGGGATACAAATTTTGGCGACAGAATAAATGAGCTTGTATTTATTGGCCAGCAAATGGACGAGCAAAAAATACGCGCCGATCTTGAACAATGCCTTGCAAACGAAGCCGAAATAGCACGCATGTGGAAAGGCATCGGGCTTAG
- a CDS encoding transcriptional repressor, whose protein sequence is MLKKRETSGKRQVMQILENSQTALSQDMLEKNPALNIDRVTIYRILRSFEEDGKVHRIMGNDGKAYYACCRNCSESHAHHLHYHLHFQCNSCNKVECLQTEMTIPLPENYQVIDANIVLSGICAGCRLAG, encoded by the coding sequence ATGTTAAAAAAACGCGAAACATCGGGAAAACGGCAGGTAATGCAAATTCTTGAGAACAGCCAAACGGCGTTAAGTCAGGATATGCTGGAAAAAAATCCTGCCCTGAACATAGATCGCGTTACCATTTACCGCATTCTCCGGAGTTTTGAGGAAGACGGCAAGGTGCACCGGATTATGGGTAATGATGGGAAAGCCTATTATGCCTGTTGCCGCAATTGCAGCGAAAGCCACGCCCATCATTTGCACTATCATTTACACTTCCAGTGTAATTCGTGCAATAAAGTAGAGTGTCTTCAAACGGAAATGACAATTCCTTTGCCTGAAAACTATCAGGTAATTGATGCCAATATTGTACTTAGTGGTATTTGTGCCGGCTGTCGCTTAGCGGGCTGA